The proteins below are encoded in one region of Conger conger chromosome 17, fConCon1.1, whole genome shotgun sequence:
- the LOC133116784 gene encoding uncharacterized protein C21orf62-like translates to MCGSGGLTWLLLCALCVLHSWAQQGAPSSAGGGPPNSTLLFNSASHGAHNLRNCSCNTEVMACNDALANLVCSCRTVARSALPPAGLAVRGRLTVWVRDPWVLRELLNGSTVQDLQLAACDPAPLPAQPLALFGLRRLHLLSASQGVTHPEQSLNITAGPDRGRGVRPSSSSSPFLVSFLDVALLNGLSPLKAYSVSSPPSSILAQHFPHLPLAQPFPTQQPPEPLQDCLLTFIY, encoded by the coding sequence ATGTGTGGGAGCGGGGGCCTGACGTGGCTGCTGCTGTGCGCTCTGTGCGTGCTCCACTCCTGggcccagcagggggccccCTCAAGTGCGGGTGGGGGGCCCCCGAACAGCACGCTGCTCTTCAACAGCGCCTCACACGGGGCCCACAACCTGCGTAACTGCAGCTGCAACACGGAGGTGATGGCCTGCAACGACGCGTTGGCCAACCTGGTGTGCAGCTGCAGGACGGTGGCTCGCTCGgcgctgccccctgcaggcctgGCTGTGCGCGGCAGGCTGACGGTGTGGGTGCGCGACCCCTGGGTCCTCCGAGAGCTCCTGAACGGCAGCACGGTGCAGGACCTGCAATTGGCCGCCTGcgaccccgcccccctccccgcccagcCGCTGGCCCTGTTCGGCCTGCGCAGGCTCCACCTACTCTCCGCCTCCCAGGGCGTCACCCACCCCGAGCAGAGCCTGAACATCACCGCGGGGCCAGACCGAGGGAGGGGGGTCAGGCCTTCCTCGTCTTCCTCGCCCTTCCTGGTGTCCTTCCTGGACGTGGCTCTGCTGAACGGACTCTCCCCTCTGAAGGCTTACAGTGTCAGCagccctccctcctccatcctGGCCCAGCACTTCCCCCACCTGCCCCTGGCCCAGCCCTTCCCAACCCAACAGCCCCCAGAGCCTCTCCAGGACTGCCTCTTAACCTTCATCTATTAG
- the LOC133116696 gene encoding CD276 antigen-like isoform X1, whose amino-acid sequence MGWLKVVFSLLVGLANCRRPRTTPAVPTVTALIGQGVMIPCSIPHRPTGLNESRIYWQASNPRSKKPHEDMVLLVYNRGKMENNLRTALYMNRTRLFPGQLHDGNFSLYIDPVKIEDDRAKVIVRYEKNDFKPLCPTYIRVTARNSKPAVHSSCTQGAGLVEVTCATQGGFPEPTFSWRIQNHTVLRPQEMTRTMERDPHSGTFSADLTVQLNASEGQTTTCLVTNPVLQETVSTSITIQSCKVDPQVNTASWLVPVALLVALVFVFLVALGAYRYGYGERSDVRSADSAQELWQRD is encoded by the exons ATGGGATGGTTGAAAGTCGTATTTTCACTCCTGG TGGGTTTGGCCAACTGTCGGAGACCCAGAACGACGCCGGCTGTTCCCACGGTGACTGCACTCATTGGCCAGGGTGTGATGATACCCTGCTCCATCCCTCACCGCCCCACAGGCCTCAATGAGTCCCGAATCTACTGGCAGGCGAGCAACCCCCGGAGCAAAAA ACCACATGAGGATATGGTGCTGCTGGTGTACAACCGTGGGAAGATGGAGAACAACTTAAGAACTGCCCTGTACATGAACAGGACCCGCCTTTTCCCTGGACAGCTACACGACGGAAACTTCTCACTTTACATCGATCCGGTGAAAATTGAGGATGACCGGGCAAAAGTCATCGTACGATATGAAAAGAATGATTTTAAACCACTCTGCCCGACATATATACGTGTCACGG CAAGAAACTCGAAACCAGCAGTTCACTCGTCATGCACCCAGGGCGCGGGGCTTGTGGAGGTGACATGTGCCACTCAGGGTGGCTTCCCTGAACCCACGTTCAGCTGGAGGATCCAGAACCACACTGTGCTCCGCCCACAGGAAATGACACGCACTATGGAGCGCGACCCACACAGTGGCACATTCTCGGCGGACCTGACGGTGCAGCTGAACGCCTCAGAGGGGCAGACCACCACCTGCCTGGTCACTAACCCTGTCCTGCAGGAGACAGTCAGCACATCTATCACCATCCAGAGCT GTAAGGTTGACCCTCAGGTGAATACAGCAAGCTGGCTAGTTCCTGTAGCTTTGCTTGTGGCTTTGGTTTTTGTCTTCTTGGTTGCCCTTGGAGCATATA gatatggatatggagagaggagtgacgtacgcagtgcggactcagcccaagagttgtggcagcgggactga
- the LOC133116696 gene encoding CD276 antigen-like isoform X5, protein MGWLKVVFSLLVGLANCRRPRTTPAVPTVTALIGQGVMIPCSIPHRPTGLNESRIYWQASNPRSKKPHEDMVLLVYNRGKMENNLRTALYMNRTRLFPGQLHDGNFSLYIDPVKIEDDRAKVIVRYEKNDFKPLCPTYIRVTARNSKPAVHSSCTQGAGLVEVTCATQGGFPEPTFSWRIQNHTVLRPQEMTRTMERDPHSGTFSADLTVQLNASEGQTTTCLVTNPVLQETVSTSITIQS, encoded by the exons ATGGGATGGTTGAAAGTCGTATTTTCACTCCTGG TGGGTTTGGCCAACTGTCGGAGACCCAGAACGACGCCGGCTGTTCCCACGGTGACTGCACTCATTGGCCAGGGTGTGATGATACCCTGCTCCATCCCTCACCGCCCCACAGGCCTCAATGAGTCCCGAATCTACTGGCAGGCGAGCAACCCCCGGAGCAAAAA ACCACATGAGGATATGGTGCTGCTGGTGTACAACCGTGGGAAGATGGAGAACAACTTAAGAACTGCCCTGTACATGAACAGGACCCGCCTTTTCCCTGGACAGCTACACGACGGAAACTTCTCACTTTACATCGATCCGGTGAAAATTGAGGATGACCGGGCAAAAGTCATCGTACGATATGAAAAGAATGATTTTAAACCACTCTGCCCGACATATATACGTGTCACGG CAAGAAACTCGAAACCAGCAGTTCACTCGTCATGCACCCAGGGCGCGGGGCTTGTGGAGGTGACATGTGCCACTCAGGGTGGCTTCCCTGAACCCACGTTCAGCTGGAGGATCCAGAACCACACTGTGCTCCGCCCACAGGAAATGACACGCACTATGGAGCGCGACCCACACAGTGGCACATTCTCGGCGGACCTGACGGTGCAGCTGAACGCCTCAGAGGGGCAGACCACCACCTGCCTGGTCACTAACCCTGTCCTGCAGGAGACAGTCAGCACATCTATCACCATCCAGAGCT AA
- the LOC133116696 gene encoding CD276 antigen-like isoform X3, producing MGWLKVVFSLLVGLANCRRPRTTPAVPTVTALIGQGVMIPCSIPHRPTGLNESRIYWQASNPRSKKPHEDMVLLVYNRGKMENNLRTALYMNRTRLFPGQLHDGNFSLYIDPVKIEDDRAKVIVRYEKNDFKPLCPTYIRVTARNSKPAVHSSCTQGAGLVEVTCATQGGFPEPTFSWRIQNHTVLRPQEMTRTMERDPHSGTFSADLTVQLNASEGQTTTCLVTNPVLQETVSTSITIQSCKVDPQVNTASWLVPVALLVALVFVFLVALGAYKYRRMEYQVTPQGSTTSVTVV from the exons ATGGGATGGTTGAAAGTCGTATTTTCACTCCTGG TGGGTTTGGCCAACTGTCGGAGACCCAGAACGACGCCGGCTGTTCCCACGGTGACTGCACTCATTGGCCAGGGTGTGATGATACCCTGCTCCATCCCTCACCGCCCCACAGGCCTCAATGAGTCCCGAATCTACTGGCAGGCGAGCAACCCCCGGAGCAAAAA ACCACATGAGGATATGGTGCTGCTGGTGTACAACCGTGGGAAGATGGAGAACAACTTAAGAACTGCCCTGTACATGAACAGGACCCGCCTTTTCCCTGGACAGCTACACGACGGAAACTTCTCACTTTACATCGATCCGGTGAAAATTGAGGATGACCGGGCAAAAGTCATCGTACGATATGAAAAGAATGATTTTAAACCACTCTGCCCGACATATATACGTGTCACGG CAAGAAACTCGAAACCAGCAGTTCACTCGTCATGCACCCAGGGCGCGGGGCTTGTGGAGGTGACATGTGCCACTCAGGGTGGCTTCCCTGAACCCACGTTCAGCTGGAGGATCCAGAACCACACTGTGCTCCGCCCACAGGAAATGACACGCACTATGGAGCGCGACCCACACAGTGGCACATTCTCGGCGGACCTGACGGTGCAGCTGAACGCCTCAGAGGGGCAGACCACCACCTGCCTGGTCACTAACCCTGTCCTGCAGGAGACAGTCAGCACATCTATCACCATCCAGAGCT GTAAGGTTGACCCTCAGGTGAATACAGCAAGCTGGCTAGTTCCTGTAGCTTTGCTTGTGGCTTTGGTTTTTGTCTTCTTGGTTGCCCTTGGAGCATATA AATATCGCAGAATGGAGTACCAGGTGACACCACAGGGAAGCACTACATCTGTGACTGTTGTGTGA
- the LOC133116696 gene encoding CD276 antigen-like isoform X6: MGWLKVVFSLLVGLANCRRPRTTPAVPTVTALIGQGVMIPCSIPHRPTGLNESRIYWQASNPRSKKPHEDMVLLVYNRGKMENNLRTALYMNRTRLFPGQLHDGNFSLYIDPVKIEDDRAKVIVRYEKNDFKPLCPTYIRVTARNSKPAVHSSCTQGAGLVEVTCATQGGFPEPTFSWRIQNHTVLRPQEMTRTMERDPHSGTFSADLTVQLNASEGQTTTCLVTNPVLQETVSTSITIQS; this comes from the exons ATGGGATGGTTGAAAGTCGTATTTTCACTCCTGG TGGGTTTGGCCAACTGTCGGAGACCCAGAACGACGCCGGCTGTTCCCACGGTGACTGCACTCATTGGCCAGGGTGTGATGATACCCTGCTCCATCCCTCACCGCCCCACAGGCCTCAATGAGTCCCGAATCTACTGGCAGGCGAGCAACCCCCGGAGCAAAAA ACCACATGAGGATATGGTGCTGCTGGTGTACAACCGTGGGAAGATGGAGAACAACTTAAGAACTGCCCTGTACATGAACAGGACCCGCCTTTTCCCTGGACAGCTACACGACGGAAACTTCTCACTTTACATCGATCCGGTGAAAATTGAGGATGACCGGGCAAAAGTCATCGTACGATATGAAAAGAATGATTTTAAACCACTCTGCCCGACATATATACGTGTCACGG CAAGAAACTCGAAACCAGCAGTTCACTCGTCATGCACCCAGGGCGCGGGGCTTGTGGAGGTGACATGTGCCACTCAGGGTGGCTTCCCTGAACCCACGTTCAGCTGGAGGATCCAGAACCACACTGTGCTCCGCCCACAGGAAATGACACGCACTATGGAGCGCGACCCACACAGTGGCACATTCTCGGCGGACCTGACGGTGCAGCTGAACGCCTCAGAGGGGCAGACCACCACCTGCCTGGTCACTAACCCTGTCCTGCAGGAGACAGTCAGCACATCTATCACCATCCAGAGCT ga
- the LOC133116696 gene encoding CD276 antigen-like isoform X4 — protein sequence MGWLKVVFSLLVGLANCRRPRTTPAVPTVTALIGQGVMIPCSIPHRPTGLNESRIYWQASNPRSKKPHEDMVLLVYNRGKMENNLRTALYMNRTRLFPGQLHDGNFSLYIDPVKIEDDRAKVIVRYEKNDFKPLCPTYIRVTARNSKPAVHSSCTQGAGLVEVTCATQGGFPEPTFSWRIQNHTVLRPQEMTRTMERDPHSGTFSADLTVQLNASEGQTTTCLVTNPVLQETVSTSITIQSCESLRPERCKHAEQSVHYTQPNRTTTLSKVYTVHSLTEQLQ from the exons ATGGGATGGTTGAAAGTCGTATTTTCACTCCTGG TGGGTTTGGCCAACTGTCGGAGACCCAGAACGACGCCGGCTGTTCCCACGGTGACTGCACTCATTGGCCAGGGTGTGATGATACCCTGCTCCATCCCTCACCGCCCCACAGGCCTCAATGAGTCCCGAATCTACTGGCAGGCGAGCAACCCCCGGAGCAAAAA ACCACATGAGGATATGGTGCTGCTGGTGTACAACCGTGGGAAGATGGAGAACAACTTAAGAACTGCCCTGTACATGAACAGGACCCGCCTTTTCCCTGGACAGCTACACGACGGAAACTTCTCACTTTACATCGATCCGGTGAAAATTGAGGATGACCGGGCAAAAGTCATCGTACGATATGAAAAGAATGATTTTAAACCACTCTGCCCGACATATATACGTGTCACGG CAAGAAACTCGAAACCAGCAGTTCACTCGTCATGCACCCAGGGCGCGGGGCTTGTGGAGGTGACATGTGCCACTCAGGGTGGCTTCCCTGAACCCACGTTCAGCTGGAGGATCCAGAACCACACTGTGCTCCGCCCACAGGAAATGACACGCACTATGGAGCGCGACCCACACAGTGGCACATTCTCGGCGGACCTGACGGTGCAGCTGAACGCCTCAGAGGGGCAGACCACCACCTGCCTGGTCACTAACCCTGTCCTGCAGGAGACAGTCAGCACATCTATCACCATCCAGAGCTGTGAGTCCCTGCGCCCGGAACGCTGCAAGCACGCAGAGCAAAgtgtacactatacacagccTAACAGAACAACTACACTGAGCAaagtgtacactgtacacagccTAACAGAACAACTACAGTGA
- the LOC133116696 gene encoding CD276 antigen-like isoform X2, with amino-acid sequence MGWLKVFLLLVGLANCRRPRTTPAVPTVTALIGQGVMIPCSIPHRPTGLNESRIYWQASNPRSKKPHEDMVLLVYNRGKMENNLRTALYMNRTRLFPGQLHDGNFSLYIDPVKIEDDRAKVIVRYEKNDFKPLCPTYIRVTARNSKPAVHSSCTQGAGLVEVTCATQGGFPEPTFSWRIQNHTVLRPQEMTRTMERDPHSGTFSADLTVQLNASEGQTTTCLVTNPVLQETVSTSITIQSCKVDPQVNTASWLVPVALLVALVFVFLVALGAYRYGYGERSDVRSADSAQELWQRD; translated from the exons ATGGGATGGTTGAAAGTATTTTTACTCCTGG TGGGTTTGGCCAACTGTCGGAGACCCAGAACGACGCCGGCTGTTCCCACGGTGACTGCACTCATTGGCCAGGGTGTGATGATACCCTGCTCCATCCCTCACCGCCCCACAGGCCTCAATGAGTCCCGAATCTACTGGCAGGCGAGCAACCCCCGGAGCAAAAA ACCACATGAGGATATGGTGCTGCTGGTGTACAACCGTGGGAAGATGGAGAACAACTTAAGAACTGCCCTGTACATGAACAGGACCCGCCTTTTCCCTGGACAGCTACACGACGGAAACTTCTCACTTTACATCGATCCGGTGAAAATTGAGGATGACCGGGCAAAAGTCATCGTACGATATGAAAAGAATGATTTTAAACCACTCTGCCCGACATATATACGTGTCACGG CAAGAAACTCGAAACCAGCAGTTCACTCGTCATGCACCCAGGGCGCGGGGCTTGTGGAGGTGACATGTGCCACTCAGGGTGGCTTCCCTGAACCCACGTTCAGCTGGAGGATCCAGAACCACACTGTGCTCCGCCCACAGGAAATGACACGCACTATGGAGCGCGACCCACACAGTGGCACATTCTCGGCGGACCTGACGGTGCAGCTGAACGCCTCAGAGGGGCAGACCACCACCTGCCTGGTCACTAACCCTGTCCTGCAGGAGACAGTCAGCACATCTATCACCATCCAGAGCT GTAAGGTTGACCCTCAGGTGAATACAGCAAGCTGGCTAGTTCCTGTAGCTTTGCTTGTGGCTTTGGTTTTTGTCTTCTTGGTTGCCCTTGGAGCATATA gatatggatatggagagaggagtgacgtacgcagtgcggactcagcccaagagttgtggcagcgggactga